The region TGATGGCCGACTTCAACGCGGTCAAGGACCTGTCCACCGCGGTGGACGGCGTCGAGGTGTGTGCCGGCAAGGACATCAACGATCCCAAGTCGCACCTGAAGTTGAAGGCCGGCCGGCACATCGTCAAGGGCGAGCAGGCGCTGGCCTTCGTCCGCACCCGGCACACCGTCGGGACCGGCAGCGACCTGAGCCGCATCCAGTTGCAGCAGCAGTTCCTCAGTTCGCTGATCCGCAAGCTGAAGTCCAGCGCCTTCAGCAGCCCCGGCAAGCTCTACGACGTCAGCCAGGCGGCGACCAAGGCGCTCACCGTCGACACCGGTATCGGTACGGCGAACAAGCTCCTGGACTTCGGCACCGACCTCAAGAAGGTCGACATCGACAAGGTCACCTTCGCCACGGTGCCGGTGCTGGACAACCCCGACGACCCGGCCACCGTCATCCTCAACAAGACCGCCTCGGACCCACTGTTCGCGATGGTCCGGGCCGACCACACCCTCGCCAAGGGCAAGAAGGGCAAGGGCAAGAAGTCCGCTCCGGTGAAGAAGGCCCCGCCCGAGCAGGTGCGGGTCGACGTCACCAACGGCGGCGGACCGATCGGTTCGGCGCAGGAGACCGTGGACTGGCTGCAGAACAGCAAGGCCGCCAAGCTCTCCACCAACGCCGGCAACGCCCCGGCGAAGCTGGCCGCCACCCGCCTCGAGTACGCGCCCAACCAGGCCGACCAGGCCGCCACCCTGGCCGACTGGATGGGGCTGCCCAAGAGCGCGCTGAAGAAGTCGTCGCACAACGCCGGTGACCGGGTCCCGATGAAGCTCACCCTCGGCAAGGACTTCAAGGCACCGGGCACACCGGTCGACGCGCCGACCGAAACCCCGGACGGGGTGCAGAACGTCAATGCAGATGACAAGAACGTCTGCGCGAAGTGACCTGAGCGGGATCCGGCCGCCCCGCCGAGGCGCCGAGCGCACCATCGGACACAGAACGGGGAGAGGGCCCAATGCGGCAGAGCAGTGTGCGTGGTGACCGATCACGCCGACGGCGCCAGCCGGACGCACAGGAGCTGGGCTGGGACGACGGTCTCTACGACGACAAGGGGCTGCCGCCGGACGCACCCGGCTGGACGCCCCCCGCGGAGGGCGGTGTGTCCTCCGGTGACGGGGGCGGGGACGGCACCGCGGAGGGCGGCCACCGCAAAGGCGGCGGGCCGCGCCGCGGCAAGGGCCGCAAGGTGCTGCGCTGGACCGCCCTCACCCTCACCGTCCTGATAGTGGGCGG is a window of Streptomyces caniferus DNA encoding:
- a CDS encoding LCP family protein — protein: MDAQGRGRAGDNNVDPADQWVFDANTGNYELRLDPAGQDAARPADRKPAGSRRAANKSGGDTDTRPLPTQRGRRGEDADADERAGGGRAARRAAGSRTASPSVAGPSSRRKRKPKATGKKKALYWTAGVLGFVLVAGCGGAFYLYQQLNGNISKVDVGVENDAVSSGPVNVLIIGTDARSGKGNSGYGDAGSVGHADTTILMHISKDRTNATALSIPRDMITDIPTCPTKQKDGSTKNIPGEHGVRFNTSLGQEGRDPGCTWRTVEKLTGLKINHFMMADFNAVKDLSTAVDGVEVCAGKDINDPKSHLKLKAGRHIVKGEQALAFVRTRHTVGTGSDLSRIQLQQQFLSSLIRKLKSSAFSSPGKLYDVSQAATKALTVDTGIGTANKLLDFGTDLKKVDIDKVTFATVPVLDNPDDPATVILNKTASDPLFAMVRADHTLAKGKKGKGKKSAPVKKAPPEQVRVDVTNGGGPIGSAQETVDWLQNSKAAKLSTNAGNAPAKLAATRLEYAPNQADQAATLADWMGLPKSALKKSSHNAGDRVPMKLTLGKDFKAPGTPVDAPTETPDGVQNVNADDKNVCAK